The Coregonus clupeaformis isolate EN_2021a chromosome 3, ASM2061545v1, whole genome shotgun sequence genome includes a region encoding these proteins:
- the LOC121546393 gene encoding E3 ubiquitin-protein ligase TRIM17-like: MPSSGFSFTGSSQRHEPDLCEKHEEKLKLYCEDDQLAICLVCGMSRGHKTHNVIPINEAFENYKERAGDIEEQVSAEFGRLREFLLQEEERVKERVRREKEERLNQLEEALKHTTEQISQLEQTADQLHIKLQEEEYPAQLRGIKDFIGGTFDQPRGEPATPPSPLQEGRGVPGLREGCCGVLRRRGYESPVHILRRHVHRACVPLLQPLANHQREKP, from the exons ATGCCCAGCTCCGGTTTCAGTTTCACCGGTTCTTCACAGCGCCACGAGCCAGACCTGTGCGAGAAGCACGAGGAGAAGCTGAAGCTATACTGTGAGGATGATCAGCTCGCGATCTGCCTGGTGTGCGGGATGTCCCGAGGCCACAAGACGCACAACGTCATCCCCATCAACGAGGCGTTCGAGAACTACAAG GAGCGAGCTGGGGACATAGAGGAGCAGGTGAGTGCAGAGTTTGGACGTCTGAGGGAGTTCCTTctccaggaggaggagagagtgaaggagcgAGTGCGgagggagaaggaagagaggcTCAACCAATTGGAGGAGGCCCTCAAACACACCACAGAGCAAATCAGCCAATTAGAGCAAACCGCCGACCAGCTCCACATCAAACTCCAAGAGGAGGAGTACCCGGCACAACtcagg GGAATCAAAGATTTTATTGGAGG aACGTTTGACCAACCACGAGGAGAGCCTGCTACACCCCCCTCACCCCTCCAGGAGGGTAGGGGTGTACCTGGACTACGGGAGGGGTGTTGTGGTGTTTTACGACGCAGGGGATATGAGTCACCTGTTCACATTCTCCGACGCCACGTTCACAGAGCCTGTGTTCCCCTACTTCAACCCCTGGCCAATCATCAACGGGAGAAACCGTGA